In Hydrogenovibrio thermophilus, the following are encoded in one genomic region:
- the gshB gene encoding glutathione synthase, whose product MSLLNVGIVMDPIADIKPYKDSSFAMLLEAQRRGHQLHYMEPTDLFLKNGRPFAETTELKVWDRAKSDTTSQFYGFGASHETDLSELDIILIRQDPPFNNDYLYATHMLELAEAQGVLVINKPQSLRDANEKLFASWFPQCIPPTLVAAEAARLKQFVQDHQDVILKPLDAMGGASIFRVTAQDPNINVIIETMTDHGRHHIMAQIYLPEIKQGDKRILLVNGDPMPYALARIPAEGETRGNIAAGGQGVGMALTERDEWLCEQIAPTLRRKGLHFVGLDVIGDYITEINVTSPTCIRELDEQYGLNIAGELFDHLESLMPPA is encoded by the coding sequence ATGAGTTTATTGAACGTCGGCATTGTGATGGATCCGATCGCGGACATCAAACCTTATAAAGACAGTTCCTTCGCCATGCTGCTGGAAGCCCAGCGCCGCGGCCACCAATTGCATTATATGGAACCGACCGATCTGTTTTTAAAGAACGGTCGGCCGTTTGCCGAAACCACCGAACTGAAAGTCTGGGACCGAGCCAAAAGCGATACCACTTCGCAGTTCTATGGCTTCGGCGCCAGCCATGAAACCGATTTGAGCGAATTGGATATTATTCTGATTCGTCAGGATCCGCCGTTCAATAACGACTATCTATATGCCACCCATATGCTGGAACTGGCCGAAGCACAGGGCGTGCTGGTGATCAACAAACCGCAATCCCTGCGCGATGCCAATGAAAAACTGTTCGCCAGTTGGTTTCCGCAATGCATTCCGCCGACACTGGTCGCCGCCGAGGCCGCTCGCTTGAAGCAATTCGTCCAAGACCATCAGGATGTCATCTTGAAGCCTTTGGATGCGATGGGCGGCGCGTCGATTTTCCGGGTCACCGCACAGGACCCGAACATCAACGTCATTATCGAAACCATGACCGACCACGGGCGTCATCACATTATGGCGCAAATTTATCTGCCGGAAATCAAACAGGGCGACAAACGTATTCTATTAGTGAATGGCGACCCCATGCCGTATGCGCTGGCGCGCATTCCCGCCGAAGGGGAAACCCGTGGCAATATCGCCGCCGGCGGCCAAGGTGTGGGCATGGCGTTAACGGAGCGGGATGAATGGTTGTGTGAACAGATTGCGCCGACCTTGCGCCGCAAAGGGCTGCATTTCGTCGGTTTGGACGTCATCGGCGATTACATCACCGAAATCAACGTCACCAGCCCGACTTGCATTCGGGAGTTGGACGAACAATACGGACTGAACATCGCCGGTGAACTGTTTGACCACCTCGAAAGCTTAATGCCACCGGCTTAA
- a CDS encoding methyl-accepting chemotaxis protein, whose translation MKKVELTGNEREVKPGSTIISTTDLNGTIVECNDDFVDISGYTRQELIGQPHNILRHTDVPAAVFKDLWQTLKQGKPWTQYVKNRCKNGDFYWVKANITPVLRANELVGYQSVRTRISDAEKASAEALYKQIQNGKASIRQGYLMSPSRRFNLFHHIHPVNVMVSLIVFLIALQAVTSAGLLTIPAAVGLPVAAILLVGTFMGRRYVFSRLKKARQIMTQVRSGNFHSDLETYGFHSLSGVLASVKMMQTQVGAETAQRTRQLHENTRLKVALDSATTNMMVADQNNDVIYLNHALHDLLKRHASAIAEEVPGFDADNLVGKSIDVFHRHPQHQKQLLANLTDRHVAEISVGNLILKLTMQPVINDEQKRIGTIVEWMDLTQQRSIEETLNNALSLASKGHTDIKLNTQGLEGFFHTTATDINALLATMNGALEDMVGVMVNLASGNMTTRVEKDLQGSLAAMKGAMNVSLDNLSVIMLQIKEVAASASNASSDSAKAANDLSVRTQQAAATLEELNATMQNINQLQIENTQSLTEVSGLTQQTMQENDKAGEVMLASVEAMDSIRETSAKIGDIIGMIDSIAFQTNLLALNAAVEAARAGEHGRGFAVVANEVRTLAAKSADAAQEIKKLIEDSGQRINEGADRVQQSHEVFKQVNESVAKIGSTLETVTASISDQQQSVSEVTRALGSLDENIQNNAALVEETSASAESLHDQASLLTNEVQKFQISESLMQGKAQSYPAVHGVRLSEARQKMRIWRTMIQSYLCGMEVDIDLQAAVDPGRCSVGQALGQLLSADPSLEALDQMKEVVELHTRQHNLVKLVLECRDAKNLPEDFNTLSLQDGMLDEFVIVTEKLDKALGVLEQVVFEHSRTEPLPALRAG comes from the coding sequence ATGAAAAAAGTAGAGCTGACAGGAAACGAACGAGAGGTGAAGCCGGGGTCGACGATTATTTCGACGACGGATTTGAACGGAACCATTGTTGAGTGCAACGACGACTTTGTCGACATCTCCGGTTATACCCGCCAGGAGTTGATTGGACAGCCGCACAATATTTTGCGGCACACGGATGTTCCGGCGGCGGTGTTCAAAGATTTATGGCAAACGCTCAAGCAAGGCAAACCCTGGACGCAGTATGTCAAAAACCGTTGTAAGAATGGCGATTTCTATTGGGTGAAAGCCAACATCACGCCGGTATTGCGAGCCAACGAGCTGGTTGGGTATCAATCGGTTCGGACACGCATTTCCGATGCGGAAAAGGCCTCGGCCGAGGCGCTTTACAAACAGATTCAAAATGGCAAGGCGTCGATTCGTCAGGGCTATTTGATGAGCCCGTCCCGACGTTTCAATCTCTTCCATCACATTCATCCGGTCAACGTCATGGTGTCGTTGATTGTGTTCTTAATCGCCTTGCAAGCCGTGACGTCGGCCGGGTTGTTGACGATTCCGGCGGCGGTCGGTTTGCCCGTCGCGGCGATTCTGTTGGTGGGCACCTTTATGGGGCGGCGTTATGTTTTCTCCCGCTTGAAGAAAGCGCGCCAAATCATGACGCAAGTGCGCAGCGGCAATTTCCATTCCGATTTGGAGACCTACGGTTTTCATTCCCTGAGCGGGGTGTTGGCCTCGGTGAAAATGATGCAGACGCAAGTCGGTGCGGAAACCGCACAACGCACCCGCCAGCTGCATGAAAACACCCGATTGAAGGTTGCGCTCGACAGCGCCACCACTAATATGATGGTGGCCGACCAAAATAACGACGTCATCTATTTGAACCACGCCCTCCACGATTTATTGAAACGTCACGCCTCGGCGATTGCCGAAGAAGTGCCCGGGTTCGATGCCGATAATTTGGTGGGTAAATCGATTGATGTGTTCCATCGCCATCCCCAGCATCAAAAACAGTTGTTGGCGAATTTGACCGATCGGCACGTGGCGGAAATTTCGGTCGGAAATTTGATTTTGAAATTGACCATGCAACCGGTCATCAATGATGAGCAAAAACGCATCGGCACCATTGTCGAGTGGATGGATTTAACACAGCAACGTAGCATTGAAGAGACTTTGAACAATGCCTTGTCATTGGCCTCGAAAGGGCATACCGACATCAAATTGAACACTCAGGGGTTGGAAGGGTTCTTCCACACCACGGCGACGGACATCAATGCCTTGTTGGCCACAATGAACGGGGCGTTGGAAGACATGGTCGGGGTGATGGTCAATCTGGCGTCCGGCAATATGACCACGCGGGTGGAAAAAGATTTGCAAGGTTCCTTGGCGGCGATGAAAGGCGCGATGAATGTGTCGCTGGATAATTTGAGCGTCATCATGCTGCAAATCAAAGAAGTGGCGGCGTCGGCCAGTAATGCGTCCAGCGATTCGGCCAAGGCCGCCAACGATTTGTCGGTGCGTACTCAGCAAGCGGCCGCCACGCTGGAAGAGTTGAACGCCACCATGCAGAACATCAACCAGTTGCAGATTGAAAACACCCAATCCTTAACCGAAGTATCCGGCTTGACGCAACAAACCATGCAGGAAAACGATAAGGCCGGCGAAGTGATGTTGGCGTCGGTGGAAGCCATGGACAGCATTCGGGAAACCTCCGCCAAAATCGGTGACATCATCGGCATGATCGACAGCATCGCTTTCCAAACCAATTTGCTGGCGTTGAATGCTGCGGTGGAAGCGGCGCGTGCCGGCGAACACGGGCGCGGTTTTGCGGTGGTGGCGAATGAGGTGCGCACGTTGGCCGCCAAGTCCGCCGATGCCGCGCAGGAAATCAAAAAACTGATTGAGGATTCCGGGCAACGCATCAATGAGGGTGCCGACCGGGTTCAGCAATCGCATGAAGTGTTCAAACAAGTCAATGAGAGTGTCGCCAAAATCGGAAGCACTCTGGAGACGGTGACGGCTTCCATCAGCGACCAGCAGCAAAGTGTGTCGGAAGTGACCCGCGCCCTCGGGTCCTTGGATGAAAACATTCAAAACAACGCCGCGCTGGTGGAAGAAACCTCTGCGTCGGCGGAATCCTTACATGACCAAGCCAGTCTACTGACCAACGAAGTACAGAAATTCCAAATCAGTGAAAGCCTGATGCAGGGGAAAGCGCAAAGTTATCCGGCGGTACACGGTGTCCGGCTGTCCGAAGCCCGTCAGAAAATGCGCATCTGGCGTACCATGATTCAATCTTATTTGTGCGGCATGGAGGTGGACATCGACTTGCAAGCGGCGGTGGATCCGGGCCGTTGCAGTGTCGGTCAGGCGTTGGGGCAATTATTGAGCGCCGACCCCTCTCTGGAAGCCTTGGATCAAATGAAGGAAGTCGTGGAGCTGCACACTCGACAGCACAATCTGGTGAAGTTGGTGCTGGAGTGTCGCGACGCCAAGAATCTACCGGAAGATTTCAACACCTTGTCCCTGCAGGACGGCATGTTGGATGAATTCGTCATCGTCACCGAGAAGCTCGATAAGGCGCTCGGCGTTTTGGAGCAGGTGGTGTTCGAGCACAGTCGCACCGAACCGCTCCCGGCGTTACGCGCCGGATAA
- a CDS encoding FAD:protein FMN transferase has product MKFNGFPFKHFAIAVLAFWGLTACSPPTQTVQEVFYVFGTEVRVEIVDAPQAKAEHAIQGIEATFQQFNQDWHAWEKGGILGNINDAIAARQPITIADSVKRFILKSQTLAAESDYLFDPGIGQLIELWGFHSEDWHGPPPSEETLQAWLKSRPSIRDIYFKGNTLYSRNSNVRLDFGGNAKGLALDLAIESLLHAGIENAIVNIGGDMRIIGSKNPENHQAWRIGIQDPDHPKTALASLQINGDESIVTSGTYQRYFTWKGKRYSHIINPNTGYPADHFISVTVVHPDATTADAAATALMIAGPSGWEKIARQMGITEAFMVDGNRQTYATPTMKKRLHLLDAKNS; this is encoded by the coding sequence ATGAAATTCAACGGTTTTCCATTCAAACACTTCGCCATCGCTGTCCTCGCCTTTTGGGGACTGACCGCCTGTTCTCCGCCCACCCAAACCGTTCAGGAAGTGTTTTACGTATTCGGCACCGAAGTGCGGGTCGAAATCGTCGACGCGCCGCAAGCCAAAGCCGAACACGCCATTCAAGGCATCGAAGCCACCTTCCAGCAATTCAATCAGGATTGGCACGCCTGGGAAAAAGGCGGCATTCTCGGCAACATCAACGACGCCATCGCCGCCCGACAACCGATTACCATTGCCGACAGTGTCAAACGCTTTATTCTCAAATCGCAAACCCTCGCCGCCGAATCGGATTATCTGTTCGATCCCGGCATCGGACAATTGATTGAGCTCTGGGGCTTTCACTCCGAAGACTGGCACGGGCCGCCGCCCAGTGAAGAAACCCTCCAGGCCTGGCTAAAATCGCGCCCGTCCATTCGCGACATTTATTTCAAAGGCAACACCCTTTACAGTCGAAACTCGAATGTGCGTCTCGACTTCGGCGGCAATGCCAAAGGATTGGCGCTCGACTTGGCGATTGAAAGTTTATTGCACGCCGGCATTGAAAACGCCATCGTCAACATCGGCGGCGACATGCGCATCATCGGTTCGAAAAACCCGGAAAACCACCAGGCCTGGCGCATCGGCATTCAAGACCCGGACCACCCGAAGACTGCCTTGGCAAGCCTGCAAATCAACGGCGACGAAAGCATCGTCACGTCCGGCACCTATCAGCGTTACTTCACCTGGAAAGGCAAGCGTTACAGCCACATCATTAACCCGAATACCGGTTACCCGGCGGACCACTTCATTTCCGTGACGGTGGTGCACCCGGATGCCACCACCGCCGACGCCGCCGCCACGGCCCTGATGATTGCCGGGCCGTCCGGCTGGGAAAAAATCGCCCGTCAGATGGGCATCACCGAAGCCTTTATGGTGGACGGAAACCGCCAAACCTACGCCACACCGACCATGAAAAAACGTTTGCACTTGCTGGATGCGAAAAACTCGTAA
- a CDS encoding YqgE/AlgH family protein has product MEQLNSLEHHFLIAMPNLADSWFDKTLVYIVEDNEHGSMGLVVNLEHGLTVEQLLEHFELTIEHPSPLLEQNIMMGGPIDMEHGFILHEPQGHWQKSLPLRDRLAMTVSEDFLKSLASGDAPEKLVVCLGFAGWEAGQLNEEIQANNWLTIPYNEALLFDVPTKKKWQVALNTLGISPESLSMDAGHD; this is encoded by the coding sequence ATGGAACAGCTGAACTCTCTCGAACATCATTTTCTCATCGCCATGCCGAACCTGGCCGACAGCTGGTTCGACAAAACGCTGGTGTACATCGTCGAGGACAACGAACACGGTTCGATGGGGCTGGTCGTCAACCTGGAACACGGTTTGACCGTCGAACAACTGCTGGAACATTTTGAGCTCACCATTGAGCATCCGTCGCCACTTTTGGAACAGAACATCATGATGGGCGGCCCCATCGACATGGAGCACGGCTTTATCCTGCACGAACCGCAGGGGCACTGGCAAAAAAGCCTGCCATTACGCGACCGATTGGCGATGACCGTCTCGGAAGACTTTCTCAAGTCACTCGCCAGCGGTGATGCGCCCGAGAAACTGGTGGTGTGTCTTGGCTTCGCCGGATGGGAAGCGGGGCAACTCAATGAAGAAATCCAAGCCAATAACTGGCTGACGATTCCCTATAACGAAGCCCTGCTGTTTGATGTGCCGACCAAGAAAAAATGGCAAGTCGCACTCAACACACTGGGGATTTCACCGGAATCGCTCAGCATGGACGCCGGCCATGACTAA
- the ruvX gene encoding Holliday junction resolvase RuvX, with amino-acid sequence MTKAIDPQTLDGVILGFDFGLRRIGVAVGQTITRTATPEAIVQSRDGKPDWEHITRLFETWQPQAVVVGLPMRLNGEEQALTQPARKFGQRLSGRYHTPVFYIEEQLSSIEAEQRNAGAKNTTQPIDDHAAQIILENWLDALTTQKETS; translated from the coding sequence ATGACTAAGGCCATCGATCCCCAAACGCTCGACGGCGTTATTCTGGGGTTCGACTTCGGTTTGCGGCGCATCGGTGTGGCCGTTGGCCAAACCATTACCCGCACCGCCACGCCGGAAGCCATCGTCCAGAGCCGGGACGGCAAACCGGACTGGGAACACATCACTCGCCTGTTCGAAACCTGGCAGCCCCAGGCGGTGGTGGTGGGATTACCCATGCGATTGAACGGCGAAGAACAGGCCTTGACGCAACCGGCTCGAAAATTCGGCCAACGCCTCAGCGGCCGCTACCATACGCCGGTGTTTTATATCGAAGAACAACTCAGCTCGATCGAAGCGGAACAACGCAACGCCGGCGCCAAAAACACAACCCAACCGATTGACGACCATGCGGCCCAAATTATTCTTGAAAACTGGTTAGACGCGCTCACGACACAGAAGGAAACATCATGA
- a CDS encoding aspartate carbamoyltransferase catalytic subunit — translation MRLTTPNIQLNEQGKLRHFLTLEGLKQHHLTEILDVAESFIDPTSGQIKKVPNLHGKTIMNLFFEPSTRTLTTFEIAEKRLSADVVNLNIETSSTKKGETLLDTLWNLEAMLADVFVVRHSESGAAHFIAKHVAPHVHVVNAGDGQHAHPTQAMLDMFTIRKHKGDIYDLKVAIIGDVQHSRVVRSQIQALSILEAREIRVIGPKTLMPSHPEALGVHVYEHIEEGLDGVDVIINVRLQSERMKSALLPSGKEFFNLYGLTKERLGYAKPDAIVMHPGPVNRGVEIDSEVVDGHQSVILEQVTYGIAVRMAVMSVIIENARQLNESKLSEAKATEETEA, via the coding sequence ATGAGACTCACAACCCCCAACATCCAACTCAATGAACAAGGAAAGCTGCGCCATTTCCTGACACTGGAAGGCCTCAAGCAACATCATTTGACGGAAATCCTGGACGTTGCGGAAAGTTTCATCGATCCGACCTCCGGCCAAATCAAAAAAGTGCCGAATCTGCACGGTAAGACCATCATGAACCTGTTCTTCGAACCCAGCACGCGCACGCTGACCACTTTCGAAATCGCCGAAAAACGTTTGTCCGCCGATGTGGTGAACCTCAATATCGAAACCTCATCCACCAAAAAAGGGGAAACCCTGCTGGACACCCTTTGGAATCTGGAAGCCATGCTGGCCGATGTCTTCGTGGTGCGCCACAGCGAAAGCGGCGCCGCCCATTTCATCGCAAAACACGTCGCCCCTCACGTCCACGTGGTCAATGCCGGTGACGGCCAGCACGCCCACCCGACTCAGGCGATGCTCGACATGTTCACCATCCGCAAACACAAAGGCGATATCTACGACCTGAAGGTCGCCATCATCGGGGACGTGCAACATTCCCGCGTGGTGCGCTCGCAGATTCAAGCCTTGAGCATTCTCGAAGCGCGCGAGATCCGCGTCATCGGCCCGAAAACCCTGATGCCGTCACATCCGGAAGCGCTCGGCGTCCACGTCTATGAACACATTGAAGAAGGCCTGGACGGCGTCGACGTCATCATCAACGTCCGCCTGCAAAGCGAACGCATGAAAAGCGCCCTGCTACCCAGCGGCAAGGAATTCTTCAACCTGTACGGCCTGACCAAGGAACGTCTGGGCTACGCCAAGCCCGACGCCATCGTGATGCATCCCGGCCCGGTCAACCGTGGGGTGGAAATCGACTCCGAAGTCGTGGACGGACACCAATCGGTGATACTCGAACAGGTCACCTACGGCATCGCCGTGCGCATGGCGGTGATGAGTGTCATCATCGAAAACGCGAGACAATTGAACGAAAGCAAGCTGAGTGAAGCGAAAGCGACAGAGGAGACAGAAGCTTGA
- a CDS encoding dihydroorotase, with amino-acid sequence MRLLIENARIIDPSQSLDQVTNLYIARGRIQAISDTAPEGFSPDQTIDGTGKWIFPGLVDLHARLAEPGSRYEGSIASETKAAVAGGITTICCPPDTNPVNDTQAVTELIQRRARQAATAFVLPLGAITQGLEGKMLSNMAALKNAGCIALSQAAQPIQNALTLKNAMAYAVSNDVLLMMRCENSQLKNKGVVHSGVISSRLGLPEIPASAETTALARNLILAEETGARIHISQISTARSVEMIADAKKRGMQVTCDVAIHQLHLTEYDVMDFDSLFHVSPPLRTHEDKEALRLGVKTGIIDAIVSDHTPLDRDVKLLPFGESEPGISGLETLLPLTMKLVQEGVLDIHTALAALTQRPADILGIQNGSLIEGHYADFSLYNPEAIWTLERSEMISQGDNSPFSGWEFNGEIEATYFQGRPVYRNNQV; translated from the coding sequence TTGAGACTGTTAATCGAAAATGCCCGAATCATCGACCCCAGTCAGTCACTTGACCAGGTCACCAATCTGTATATTGCACGCGGCCGCATCCAAGCCATCAGCGACACGGCACCGGAAGGCTTCTCGCCGGACCAAACGATTGACGGCACCGGCAAGTGGATTTTCCCAGGCCTGGTGGATTTGCATGCTCGTCTGGCCGAACCCGGCAGTCGCTACGAAGGCAGCATCGCCTCCGAAACCAAAGCCGCCGTGGCCGGCGGCATCACCACCATCTGCTGCCCGCCGGACACCAACCCGGTCAACGACACCCAGGCGGTGACCGAACTGATTCAGCGCCGCGCTCGCCAGGCCGCCACAGCTTTCGTTCTGCCGCTGGGTGCCATCACGCAAGGATTGGAAGGCAAAATGCTCAGCAATATGGCGGCATTGAAAAACGCCGGCTGCATCGCCTTAAGCCAAGCCGCCCAGCCGATTCAGAATGCCTTGACGCTGAAAAACGCTATGGCCTATGCCGTCAGTAATGACGTGCTCTTGATGATGCGCTGCGAAAACTCGCAACTGAAAAACAAGGGCGTAGTGCACAGCGGCGTCATCAGCAGTCGTCTCGGTTTGCCTGAAATCCCAGCCTCGGCGGAAACCACCGCGCTGGCGCGTAATCTGATTCTCGCCGAGGAAACCGGCGCACGCATCCACATATCGCAAATTTCCACCGCTCGTTCGGTGGAAATGATTGCCGATGCGAAAAAGCGCGGCATGCAAGTCACCTGCGACGTGGCAATTCACCAACTGCACCTGACCGAATACGATGTGATGGACTTTGATTCCCTGTTCCATGTTTCGCCTCCGCTACGCACCCATGAAGACAAGGAAGCGTTGCGTCTCGGCGTCAAAACCGGCATCATCGACGCCATCGTCAGCGACCATACGCCGCTTGACCGCGACGTCAAACTATTACCATTCGGCGAAAGCGAACCGGGCATCAGCGGATTGGAAACCCTGCTGCCGTTGACCATGAAACTGGTACAGGAAGGCGTTTTGGACATTCACACCGCACTGGCGGCTTTAACACAACGTCCGGCCGACATTCTCGGTATTCAAAACGGCAGTTTAATCGAGGGGCATTACGCCGACTTCAGCCTGTACAACCCGGAGGCCATCTGGACGCTGGAGCGCTCGGAAATGATTAGTCAGGGCGACAATTCACCCTTCAGCGGCTGGGAGTTCAATGGTGAAATCGAAGCCACTTACTTCCAAGGCCGTCCGGTCTACCGCAATAACCAGGTCTGA
- the ppk2 gene encoding polyphosphate kinase 2: MKKIKSSDVNYPYKEKLSRSEYEETKEQLQIELLKLQKWIKHNGERLIILFEGRDAAGKGGTIKRIMEHLNPRGARVVALDKPSETEKGQWYFQRYIQHLPTSGEMVLFDRSWYNRAGVERVMGFCTPPQYNQFMHQAPEFERMITASGIHLMKFWFSVGRDEQLRRFNARKNDPLKQWKLSPMDLASLDRWEDYTRAKEDMFFYTNTNEAPWTVIKSNDKKRARLEAMRYVLNYFPYDDKNEDILQPDPLILSSGEDVFKED; encoded by the coding sequence ATGAAGAAAATCAAATCCAGCGACGTAAATTATCCCTATAAAGAAAAATTGAGCCGTTCGGAATACGAAGAAACCAAAGAACAGTTGCAAATCGAGTTGTTGAAATTGCAGAAGTGGATCAAGCACAATGGGGAGCGCTTGATCATTTTGTTCGAAGGGCGTGACGCGGCCGGGAAAGGTGGCACCATCAAACGGATTATGGAGCACCTTAATCCTCGTGGCGCACGTGTGGTGGCGTTGGACAAGCCCAGCGAAACCGAAAAAGGACAATGGTACTTTCAACGCTACATTCAGCACTTGCCGACCTCCGGCGAAATGGTTTTGTTCGACCGTTCCTGGTATAACCGTGCGGGCGTGGAGCGGGTCATGGGCTTTTGTACCCCGCCGCAATACAATCAGTTCATGCACCAGGCACCGGAGTTCGAACGGATGATTACCGCCAGCGGGATTCATTTGATGAAGTTTTGGTTTTCGGTGGGGCGTGACGAGCAACTACGCCGGTTTAACGCACGCAAAAACGATCCGTTGAAACAATGGAAGTTGAGTCCAATGGACTTGGCGTCCCTGGACCGATGGGAGGACTACACGCGTGCCAAGGAAGACATGTTTTTTTACACGAATACCAATGAAGCGCCTTGGACGGTCATCAAGTCGAACGATAAGAAACGCGCGCGCTTGGAAGCCATGCGTTATGTGTTGAACTATTTCCCTTACGACGATAAGAACGAAGACATTTTGCAACCCGATCCGTTGATTCTCAGCAGCGGCGAAGACGTATTTAAAGAAGACTGA
- a CDS encoding YggS family pyridoxal phosphate-dependent enzyme codes for MNNTLLSRYQQVLNRIETARKDSGRHDPVTLLAVSKTKPLADIEALAEAGQKAFGENYVQEALEKIAQRPDLEWHFIGPIQSNKTKPIAEHFQWVHSVDRLKIAKRLSAQRPPGLGDLQILLEVNVSEEASKSGFRPEEILDVTEEVMALPNLSLRGLMAIPARTESMEAQREPFRQLRDLLTEMQQRFPQAPLDTLSMGMSADLEAAIMEGSTLVRIGTDIFGARNYA; via the coding sequence ATGAACAACACACTGCTCAGCCGCTATCAACAGGTTTTAAACCGAATCGAAACCGCCCGTAAAGACAGCGGTCGCCATGACCCGGTCACTCTGCTGGCCGTCAGCAAAACCAAACCGCTGGCCGACATCGAAGCCCTGGCCGAGGCCGGACAAAAAGCCTTCGGTGAAAACTATGTGCAGGAAGCCTTGGAAAAAATCGCTCAACGACCGGATTTGGAATGGCATTTTATCGGCCCCATCCAGTCCAATAAAACCAAGCCTATTGCCGAGCATTTCCAATGGGTACACAGTGTGGATCGTTTGAAAATCGCCAAACGTCTGTCGGCGCAAAGACCACCAGGCCTGGGCGATTTGCAGATATTACTTGAAGTGAACGTCAGCGAGGAAGCTTCCAAGTCCGGATTCCGACCGGAAGAAATCCTCGACGTGACCGAAGAAGTGATGGCGTTGCCAAACCTCTCGTTGCGTGGTTTGATGGCGATTCCGGCCCGTACTGAGTCAATGGAAGCCCAGCGCGAGCCCTTTCGCCAACTGCGCGACTTGCTGACGGAAATGCAACAGCGTTTTCCGCAGGCGCCATTGGACACTTTGTCGATGGGCATGTCCGCCGATCTGGAAGCGGCGATTATGGAAGGCAGCACCCTGGTGCGGATTGGAACCGATATTTTCGGCGCACGCAACTACGCCTAG